From one Ammospiza caudacuta isolate bAmmCau1 chromosome 8, bAmmCau1.pri, whole genome shotgun sequence genomic stretch:
- the SUMO1 gene encoding small ubiquitin-related modifier 1 — MSDQEAKPSAEDLGDKKEGEYIKLKVIGQDSSEIHFKVKMTTHLKKLKESYCQRQGVPMNSLRFLFEGQRITDNHTPKELGMEEEDVIEVYQEQTGGHSTV; from the exons ATGTCTGACCAG GAAGCAAAACCTTCAGCTGAGGACTTAGGAGATAAGAAAGAAGGGGAGTACATTAAACTCAAAGTCAttgggcag GACAGCAGTGAAATTCACTTCAAGGTGAAAATGACAACACACCTCAAGAAACTCAAAGAATCATATTGTCAAAGACAG gGTGTTCCAATGAATTCACTCAGGTTTCTCTTCGAGGGTCAGAGGATTACTGATAATCATACCCCCAAGGAG ctggggatggaggaggaagaTGTGATTGAAGTTTATCAGGAACAGACGGGGGGTCACTCAACAGTTTAG